From the genome of Gracilinanus agilis isolate LMUSP501 chromosome 2, AgileGrace, whole genome shotgun sequence, one region includes:
- the PIP5KL1 gene encoding phosphatidylinositol 4-phosphate 5-kinase-like protein 1 — translation MQSIFYPDDRIIERYDIKGCMVGRWTNLPPEDHHHIIVVLKDLNFEGQTISLDSQKNWFLRQVELDTNFLKTLNVLDYSLLLAFQKLHLDEKHSSKNLLNRVARKTTLNLNPSLHNLRLLLDVPNDLHILDGPDYRYFVGIIDFFTVYGFSKKVEYLWKSLVYPDRTFSTVNPVEYAQRLCRWVNLHTH, via the exons ATGCAGAGCATCTTCTATCCTGATGATAGAATTATTGAAAG ATATGACATTAAAGGCTGCATGGTGGGCCGCTGGACTAACCTTCCACCTGAGGACCACCACCACATTATAGTAGTACTAAAGGATCTCAACTTTGAGGGCCAGACCATCTCCTTGG ACTCCCAGAAGAACTGGTTCCTCAGGCAAGTGGAGCTGGACACAAACTTTCTGAAGACCCTCAATGTCCTGGACTACAGTCTCCTGTTGGCTTTTCAGAAGCTCCACTTAGATGAGAAGCACTCAAGCAAGAATTTACTAAATCGTGTAGCCAG AAAAACCACTCTCAACCTTAACCCATCTCTCCACAACCTCCGTCTTCTGCTAGATGTCCCCAATGACTTACACATCTTGGATGGGCCAGACTATCGTTATTTTGTAGGGATCATAGATTTCTTCACTGTCTACGGTTTCAGCAAAAAAGTAGAGTACCTGTGGAAATCCCTTGTTTACCCTGACCGTACCTTCTCCACTGTCAACCCTGTAGAATATGCCCAACGACTTTGCAGATGGGTGAATTTGCACACTCATTGA